One Streptomyces sp. NBC_00554 DNA segment encodes these proteins:
- a CDS encoding shikimate dehydrogenase has protein sequence MSGTDSQRRAAVLGSPIAHSLSPVLHRAAYEELGLGDWSYDRFDVDEEALPGFFGQLGPEWAGLSLTMPLKRAVIPLLDEVSETAASVEAVNTVVFTADGRRVGDNTDIPGMVAALRERGIEQVDSAAILGAGATASSALAALARICTGEVVAYVRSAERAAEMREWGERLDVEVRIQDWADAAQALRAPLVIATTPAGTTDALATAIPERPATLFDVLYDPWPTELAARWSAYAGSVVSGLDLLVHQAVLQVEQMTGRTPAPLDAMRKAGEHALAAH, from the coding sequence ATGAGCGGTACCGACAGCCAGCGCCGAGCCGCCGTTCTCGGTTCCCCGATCGCCCACTCCCTCTCCCCGGTGCTGCACCGCGCCGCGTATGAGGAACTCGGCCTCGGCGACTGGTCGTACGACCGTTTCGACGTGGACGAAGAGGCGTTGCCCGGGTTCTTCGGGCAACTGGGACCGGAGTGGGCGGGGCTGTCGCTGACCATGCCGCTCAAGCGGGCTGTCATTCCGCTGCTCGACGAGGTCAGCGAGACGGCGGCCTCCGTCGAGGCGGTCAACACGGTCGTGTTCACCGCGGACGGGCGGCGCGTCGGCGACAACACCGACATCCCCGGGATGGTCGCCGCCCTGCGCGAACGGGGCATCGAGCAGGTCGACTCCGCCGCGATCCTCGGGGCCGGCGCCACGGCGTCGTCCGCGCTGGCCGCGCTCGCACGGATCTGCACCGGCGAGGTCGTCGCGTACGTCCGGAGCGCGGAGCGTGCCGCCGAGATGCGGGAGTGGGGCGAGCGGCTCGACGTGGAGGTGCGGATTCAGGACTGGGCGGACGCCGCGCAGGCGCTGCGCGCGCCGCTCGTGATCGCCACGACCCCGGCGGGCACGACGGACGCGCTGGCCACGGCCATTCCCGAGCGGCCCGCCACCCTGTTCGACGTGCTGTACGACCCGTGGCCGACCGAGCTCGCGGCACGCTGGTCCGCCTACGCCGGGTCCGTGGTCAGCGGGCTCGACCTGCTGGTGCACCAGGCGGTGCTCCAGGTCGAACAGATGACCGGCCGCACACCCGCGCCGCTCGACGCCATGCGGAAGGCCGGCGAACACGCCCTCGCCGCCCACTGA
- the alaS gene encoding alanine--tRNA ligase, with amino-acid sequence MESAEIRRRWLSFYEERGHTVVPSASLIADDPTLLLVPAGMVPFKPYFLGEVKPPWSRATSVQKCVRTPDIEEVGKTTRHGTFFQMCGNFSFGDYFKEGAITYAWELLTSPQDKGGYGLDPERLWITVYLDDDEAESIWRDKIGVPAERIQRLGKKDNYWSMGVPGPCGPCSEINYDRGPEFGVEGGPAVNDERYVEIWNLVFMQYERGEGTSKDDFEILGDLPSKNIDTGLGMERLAMILQGVQNMYEIDTSMAVINKATELTGVEYGAAHDSDVSLRVVTDHMRTSVMLIGDGVSPGNEGRGYVLRRIMRRAIRNMRLLGATGPVVQDLIDVVIAMMGQQYPELVSDRQRIETVALAEEAAFVKTLKAGTNILDTAVTETKAAGGQVLPGDKAFLLHDTWGFPIDLTLEMAAEQGLSVDEDGFRRLMKEQRDKAKADARAKKTGHADLGAYRQIADAAGETDFIGYDRTEGESTIVGILVDGASSPAATEGDEVEIVLDRTPFYAEGGGQIGDTGRIRLDTGAVIEIRDCQKPVPGVYVHKGVVQVGEVTVGAKAQASIDAHRRKSIARAHSATHLTHQALRDALGPTAAQAGSENQPGRFRFDFGSPAAVPHTVMTDVEQQINEVLARDLDVHAEILSLDEAKKQGAIAEFGEKYGERVRVVTIGDFSKELCGGTHVHNTAQLGLVKLLGESSIGSGVRRIEALVGVDAYNFLAREHTVVAQLQELVKGRPEELPEKISAMLGKLKDAEKEIEKFRAEKVLQAAGGLVDSAKDVHGVALVTGQVPDGTSADDLRKLVLDVRGRIQGGRAAVVALFTTANGKPLTVIATNEAARERGLKAGDLVRTAAKTLGGGGGGKPDVAQGGGQNPAAIGEAVDAVERLVAETAK; translated from the coding sequence ATGGAGTCGGCCGAGATTCGCCGCCGCTGGTTGAGCTTCTACGAGGAGCGCGGTCACACCGTCGTCCCCTCGGCGTCGCTCATCGCGGACGACCCGACTCTGCTCCTGGTCCCCGCGGGCATGGTCCCCTTCAAGCCGTACTTCCTCGGTGAGGTCAAGCCGCCGTGGTCGCGCGCCACCAGCGTGCAGAAGTGCGTGCGCACGCCCGACATCGAAGAGGTCGGCAAGACCACCCGGCACGGCACGTTCTTCCAGATGTGCGGCAACTTCTCCTTCGGCGACTACTTCAAGGAAGGTGCCATCACCTACGCCTGGGAGCTGCTCACCTCGCCCCAGGACAAGGGTGGTTACGGGCTCGACCCCGAGCGCCTCTGGATCACGGTCTACCTCGACGACGACGAGGCCGAGTCCATCTGGCGCGACAAGATCGGCGTCCCGGCCGAGCGCATCCAGCGCCTCGGCAAGAAGGACAACTACTGGTCCATGGGTGTTCCCGGCCCCTGCGGCCCGTGTTCCGAGATCAACTACGACCGCGGCCCCGAGTTCGGTGTCGAGGGCGGCCCGGCCGTCAACGACGAGCGGTACGTGGAGATCTGGAACCTGGTCTTCATGCAGTACGAGCGCGGCGAGGGCACTTCGAAGGACGACTTCGAGATCCTCGGCGACCTGCCCAGCAAGAACATCGACACCGGCCTCGGCATGGAACGCCTCGCCATGATTCTGCAGGGCGTGCAGAACATGTACGAGATCGACACCTCCATGGCCGTCATCAACAAGGCCACCGAGCTGACCGGCGTCGAGTACGGCGCCGCCCACGACTCGGACGTCTCGCTGCGCGTGGTCACCGACCACATGCGTACGTCGGTGATGCTCATCGGCGACGGTGTCTCGCCCGGCAACGAGGGCCGCGGCTATGTGCTGCGCCGCATCATGCGCCGCGCCATCCGCAACATGCGGCTGCTGGGAGCCACCGGCCCGGTCGTGCAGGACCTCATCGACGTCGTGATCGCGATGATGGGCCAGCAGTACCCGGAGCTCGTCTCCGACCGGCAGCGCATCGAGACCGTGGCCCTCGCCGAGGAGGCCGCCTTCGTCAAGACGCTGAAGGCCGGCACGAACATCCTCGACACCGCCGTCACGGAGACCAAGGCCGCCGGTGGCCAGGTGCTGCCCGGCGACAAGGCCTTCCTGCTCCACGACACCTGGGGCTTCCCGATCGACCTAACCCTCGAAATGGCCGCCGAACAGGGCCTTTCCGTGGACGAGGACGGGTTCCGCCGTTTGATGAAGGAGCAGCGGGACAAGGCCAAGGCCGACGCCCGCGCCAAGAAGACCGGCCACGCCGACCTCGGCGCCTACCGTCAGATCGCCGACGCCGCCGGTGAGACCGACTTCATCGGGTACGACCGGACCGAGGGCGAGTCGACGATCGTCGGCATCCTGGTCGACGGTGCCTCCTCGCCCGCCGCCACCGAGGGCGACGAGGTCGAGATCGTCCTCGACCGCACCCCGTTCTACGCCGAGGGCGGCGGCCAGATCGGCGACACCGGGCGCATCAGGCTCGACACCGGTGCCGTCATCGAGATCCGCGACTGCCAGAAGCCGGTCCCGGGGGTCTACGTCCACAAGGGCGTCGTCCAGGTCGGCGAGGTCACCGTCGGAGCCAAGGCCCAGGCCTCCATCGACGCCCACCGCCGCAAGTCCATCGCCCGCGCCCACTCGGCCACGCACCTCACGCACCAGGCCCTGCGCGACGCCCTCGGCCCGACGGCCGCCCAGGCCGGTTCCGAGAACCAGCCCGGCCGCTTCCGCTTCGACTTCGGCTCCCCGGCCGCCGTACCGCACACGGTGATGACCGACGTCGAGCAGCAGATCAACGAGGTGCTCGCCCGCGACCTGGACGTGCACGCCGAGATCCTGAGCCTCGACGAAGCCAAGAAGCAGGGCGCCATCGCCGAGTTCGGCGAGAAGTACGGCGAGCGCGTCCGCGTCGTCACCATCGGCGACTTCTCCAAGGAGCTGTGCGGCGGCACGCACGTCCACAACACCGCCCAGCTCGGCCTGGTCAAGCTGCTCGGTGAGTCGTCCATCGGCTCCGGCGTACGCCGCATCGAAGCCCTGGTCGGCGTGGACGCGTACAACTTCCTCGCCCGCGAGCACACGGTCGTCGCCCAGCTCCAGGAGCTGGTCAAGGGCCGTCCCGAGGAGCTTCCGGAGAAGATCTCCGCCATGCTCGGCAAGCTGAAGGACGCCGAGAAGGAGATCGAGAAGTTCCGCGCGGAGAAGGTCCTCCAGGCCGCCGGCGGTCTCGTCGACTCCGCCAAGGACGTGCATGGTGTCGCCCTCGTCACCGGCCAGGTCCCGGACGGCACCAGCGCCGACGACCTGCGCAAGCTGGTCCTCGACGTGCGCGGCCGCATCCAGGGCGGACGGGCCGCCGTGGTCGCCCTCTTCACAACCGCCAACGGCAAGCCGCTCACGGTCATCGCCACCAACGAGGCCGCTCGCGAGCGCGGACTCAAGGCCGGCGATCTGGTCCGTACGGCCGCCAAGACCCTCGGCGGCGGCGGTGGCGGCAAGCCGGACGTCGCCCAGGGCGGCGGCCAGAACCCGGCCGCCATCGGTGAGGCCGTAGACGCGGTCGAGCGGCTCGTCGCCGAGACGGCCAAGTAG
- the aroB gene encoding 3-dehydroquinate synthase: MSEAVTRIQVGGTAGTDPYEVLVGRQLLGELGGLIGDKAQRVAVIHPEALADTGEALCADLGGQGYEAVAIQVPNAEEAKTAEVAAYCWKALGQSGFTRSDVIVGVGGGATTDLAGFVAATWLRGVRWIVVPTTVLAMVDAAVGGKTGINTAEGKNLVGSFHPPAGVLCDLAALDSLPVNDFVSGLAEIIKAGFIADPVILELIEEDPEAARTPAGPHTAELIERSIKVKAEVVSGDLKESGLREILNYGHTLAHAIEKNERYKWRHGAAVAVGMHFAAELGRLAGRLDDETADRHRTILESVGLPLSYRYDQWPKLLENMKVDKKSRGNLLRFIVLDGLAKPTVLEGPDPAVLLAAYGEVGE, from the coding sequence ATGAGCGAGGCAGTGACCCGTATCCAGGTCGGCGGCACCGCGGGCACCGACCCCTACGAGGTGCTGGTCGGCCGTCAACTCCTCGGTGAGCTCGGCGGGTTGATCGGTGACAAGGCGCAGCGCGTCGCGGTCATCCACCCCGAGGCGCTCGCCGACACCGGTGAGGCGCTCTGCGCCGACCTCGGCGGGCAGGGTTACGAGGCCGTCGCCATCCAGGTGCCGAACGCCGAGGAGGCCAAGACGGCCGAGGTCGCCGCGTACTGCTGGAAGGCGCTCGGCCAGTCCGGTTTCACCCGCAGCGACGTCATCGTGGGCGTCGGCGGCGGCGCCACCACCGACCTGGCCGGGTTCGTCGCGGCGACCTGGCTGCGCGGGGTGCGCTGGATCGTCGTCCCCACCACCGTCCTTGCGATGGTGGACGCGGCGGTCGGCGGCAAGACCGGCATCAACACCGCGGAGGGCAAGAACCTCGTCGGCTCCTTCCACCCGCCGGCCGGTGTGCTCTGCGACCTGGCCGCCCTCGACTCGCTGCCGGTCAACGACTTCGTGTCCGGGCTCGCGGAGATCATCAAGGCCGGTTTCATCGCCGACCCGGTGATCCTCGAACTCATCGAGGAGGACCCCGAGGCGGCCCGTACGCCCGCTGGACCGCACACCGCCGAGCTGATCGAGCGGTCCATCAAGGTCAAGGCCGAGGTCGTCTCCGGCGACCTCAAGGAGTCCGGGCTGCGGGAGATCCTCAACTACGGGCACACCCTCGCGCACGCGATCGAGAAGAACGAGCGCTACAAGTGGCGGCACGGCGCGGCCGTCGCCGTCGGCATGCACTTCGCCGCCGAACTCGGCCGTCTCGCGGGCCGGCTGGACGACGAGACCGCCGACCGTCACCGCACGATCCTGGAATCCGTCGGCCTCCCGCTGAGCTACCGCTACGACCAGTGGCCCAAGCTCCTGGAGAACATGAAGGTCGACAAGAAGTCCCGCGGCAACCTGCTGCGCTTCATCGTCCTCGACGGGCTCGCCAAGCCGACCGTCCTGGAGGGGCCCGACCCGGCCGTCCTCCTCGCCGCGTACGGCGAAGTCGGGGAGTAG
- the mltG gene encoding endolytic transglycosylase MltG: MTEYGRGPGSEPWHPEDPLFGDDGWGGQADDGQSPYGGQPQHYPQQPQQQQHQQYGDWATGQQGAYGQEQQQYQGQGHQQFPGQSQQPYGDQAQQQYNGQGQQQYGGQGQQQYNAQGQQQYGGQGQQHYTGQGQQPYVDQGQQQYGGQGQQQYDNSGWGNGANQQVPYAADPADPYGGQPVAYGGEQPDQYGTPDAYPPPEPPARRRAEPEPKTDWDPGPDQGEHAFFAGGGDDDDDSDDDDPKGRGGRGDKKGRGGKGGKKRRSGCACLVVVLVFGGGLGGVGYFGYQFYQNRFGAAPDYAGDGTSTTVNVTIPKGSGGYAIGQALKNAGVVKSVDAFVAAQSQNPKGNSIQAGVYTLKKEMSGESAVAMMLSPSSRDNLIIAEGKRNAEIYAMIDKRLEIKSGTTEGVADKEWETLGLPDWANTDKDIKDPLEGFLYPSSYAVSKGMKPKDVLKQMVDLANEKYTDFGLQSKAKALDLENPLQLLTVASLVQKEGKYKHDFEKVATVVYNRLKPNNTETYGLLDFDSTVNYLKGESKLATGSVDELRTIDDPYNTYKIKGLPPGPISNPGAEAIEAALKPAKGNWYYFVSVSADKTLFAETNEEQNANREKYLEELKDQ, from the coding sequence ATGACTGAGTATGGCCGGGGCCCAGGCTCCGAACCGTGGCATCCGGAGGACCCGTTGTTCGGGGACGACGGATGGGGAGGACAGGCCGACGACGGCCAGTCCCCCTACGGCGGCCAGCCGCAGCACTATCCGCAGCAGCCGCAACAACAGCAGCACCAGCAGTACGGCGACTGGGCCACCGGTCAGCAGGGTGCGTACGGTCAGGAGCAGCAGCAGTATCAAGGCCAGGGTCACCAGCAGTTCCCTGGCCAGAGCCAGCAGCCCTACGGCGACCAGGCGCAGCAGCAGTACAACGGCCAAGGTCAGCAGCAGTACGGCGGTCAGGGCCAGCAGCAGTACAACGCTCAAGGCCAGCAGCAGTATGGCGGCCAGGGTCAGCAGCACTACACGGGTCAAGGGCAGCAGCCCTATGTCGACCAGGGGCAGCAGCAGTACGGCGGGCAGGGCCAGCAGCAGTACGACAACAGCGGCTGGGGCAACGGGGCGAACCAGCAGGTCCCCTATGCCGCCGACCCGGCCGACCCCTATGGGGGCCAGCCCGTGGCGTACGGCGGCGAGCAGCCCGACCAGTACGGGACCCCCGACGCCTATCCGCCCCCCGAGCCGCCGGCCCGCCGTCGTGCCGAGCCCGAGCCGAAGACCGACTGGGATCCCGGACCCGACCAGGGCGAGCACGCCTTCTTCGCCGGGGGCGGCGACGATGACGACGACTCGGACGACGACGATCCGAAGGGCCGCGGCGGACGCGGTGACAAGAAGGGGCGCGGCGGCAAGGGCGGCAAGAAACGCCGCAGCGGGTGTGCCTGTCTGGTGGTCGTGCTGGTCTTCGGAGGCGGACTCGGCGGAGTCGGCTATTTCGGGTACCAGTTCTATCAGAATCGTTTCGGCGCGGCGCCCGACTATGCCGGGGACGGCACCAGCACGACCGTGAACGTCACCATTCCCAAGGGCTCCGGCGGGTATGCGATCGGGCAGGCATTGAAGAATGCCGGTGTCGTCAAGAGCGTCGACGCTTTTGTCGCCGCGCAGTCGCAGAATCCCAAGGGGAATTCCATCCAGGCGGGTGTCTACACGCTCAAGAAGGAAATGTCCGGGGAAAGCGCTGTCGCGATGATGCTCAGCCCCAGCAGCCGCGACAACCTGATCATTGCCGAAGGCAAGCGCAACGCCGAGATCTACGCGATGATCGACAAACGCCTCGAAATCAAGTCGGGCACGACCGAGGGAGTCGCCGACAAGGAATGGGAGACCCTCGGTCTTCCGGACTGGGCGAACACGGACAAGGACATCAAGGACCCGCTGGAAGGATTCCTCTACCCCTCCAGCTACGCGGTCTCCAAGGGCATGAAGCCCAAGGACGTCCTGAAGCAGATGGTCGACCTCGCCAACGAGAAGTACACCGACTTCGGCCTCCAGTCGAAGGCCAAGGCGCTGGACCTGGAAAACCCGCTGCAGCTCCTCACGGTGGCGAGCCTCGTCCAGAAGGAAGGCAAGTACAAGCACGACTTCGAAAAGGTCGCGACGGTCGTCTACAACCGACTGAAGCCGAACAACACCGAGACCTACGGCCTGCTCGACTTCGACTCGACGGTCAATTACCTCAAGGGCGAATCCAAGCTGGCCACCGGTTCGGTCGACGAACTGCGGACGATCGACGACCCGTACAACACGTACAAGATCAAGGGCCTGCCTCCCGGGCCCATCAGTAATCCCGGTGCAGAGGCGATCGAGGCCGCGCTCAAGCCCGCCAAGGGAAACTGGTACTACTTCGTGTCGGTCAGTGCGGACAAGACGCTCTTCGCCGAGACGAACGAAGAGCAGAACGCGAACCGTGAGAAGTATCTCGAGGAACTGAAGGATCAATGA
- a CDS encoding shikimate kinase: MGVGKSTVGALVAERLGCAYRDTDEDIVGAEGRTIADIFVDEGEPVFRAIEKRAVHRALAEHDGVLALGGGAILDEETRALLAGHEVVYLSMDVEEAVKRTGLNAARPLLAVNPRRQWRDLMEARRHLYTEVARAVVATDDRTPEEVAQAVLDALELKEA; this comes from the coding sequence ATGGGTGTCGGCAAGTCCACGGTGGGCGCGCTGGTCGCCGAGCGGCTCGGCTGCGCCTACCGGGACACCGACGAGGACATCGTGGGCGCCGAGGGCCGCACCATCGCCGACATCTTCGTCGACGAGGGTGAGCCGGTCTTCCGCGCGATCGAGAAGCGGGCGGTGCATCGGGCGCTGGCCGAGCACGACGGTGTCCTGGCGCTCGGCGGTGGCGCGATCCTCGACGAGGAGACGCGCGCCCTGCTCGCCGGACACGAGGTCGTGTACCTCTCGATGGACGTCGAGGAGGCGGTCAAGCGCACCGGCCTGAACGCGGCGAGGCCGCTGCTGGCCGTCAACCCGCGCCGGCAGTGGCGCGACCTGATGGAAGCGCGCCGCCACCTCTACACCGAAGTCGCCCGGGCGGTCGTGGCCACCGACGACCGCACCCCCGAAGAGGTCGCCCAAGCGGTCCTCGACGCACTGGAGTTGAAGGAAGCATGA
- a CDS encoding aminopeptidase P family protein has product MSEVYAARRERLRERCTAGGSATALVTRPANVRYLAGAAPRGAVLLLGRGEDLLLCGGPPSGEADEGRPDEALRLQALPGPGGDPAVAAADVAFAQGAESLAVEEHHLTVTRHRAIRSVAPRLRLADLGGAVEQLRVIKDEEEISCLRIGAEIADQALGELLESILVGRTERHLALELERRLVDHGADGPAFATSVGTGPNSGRRGHRPTDRRVEEGDFLSVCLGATYRGYRCEIGRTFVIGTSPADWQIELYDLVFAAQRAGREALAPGAAYRDVDRAARQVLDSAGYTEGLPPLTGHGVGLEIDEDPQLAPAAMGKLDACVPVTVEPGVHLPGRGGVRIDDTLVVRPEADGGPELLTITTKELLAL; this is encoded by the coding sequence ATGTCAGAGGTGTACGCGGCCCGCCGAGAGCGGCTCCGGGAGCGTTGTACGGCCGGCGGCAGCGCGACAGCGCTCGTCACCCGCCCCGCCAACGTGAGGTATCTCGCCGGCGCGGCCCCGCGCGGCGCCGTCCTCCTGCTCGGCAGGGGTGAGGATCTGCTGCTCTGCGGCGGCCCGCCGAGCGGCGAGGCCGATGAGGGGCGTCCGGACGAGGCGCTGCGGTTGCAGGCCCTGCCCGGCCCCGGCGGTGATCCGGCCGTCGCCGCGGCCGATGTGGCCTTCGCCCAGGGCGCCGAGTCCCTCGCGGTCGAGGAACACCACCTGACCGTGACCCGGCACCGTGCGATCCGTTCGGTGGCGCCGCGGCTGCGCCTCGCCGACCTGGGCGGTGCGGTGGAGCAGCTGCGGGTGATCAAGGACGAGGAGGAGATCTCCTGTCTGCGGATCGGCGCCGAGATCGCCGACCAGGCGCTGGGCGAACTCCTCGAATCGATCCTCGTCGGCCGTACCGAGCGCCATCTCGCGCTCGAGCTGGAGCGGCGCCTCGTCGACCACGGCGCGGACGGCCCGGCCTTCGCGACCTCGGTCGGCACCGGGCCGAACTCGGGACGCCGTGGCCACCGGCCCACCGACCGGCGGGTCGAAGAAGGAGATTTCCTTTCCGTCTGCCTCGGCGCGACCTACCGTGGCTACCGCTGTGAGATCGGCCGTACGTTCGTCATCGGGACCTCTCCGGCCGACTGGCAGATCGAGCTGTACGACCTCGTCTTCGCCGCCCAGCGCGCCGGACGGGAGGCGCTGGCACCCGGCGCCGCCTACCGTGACGTGGACCGCGCGGCCCGCCAGGTACTCGACTCCGCGGGGTACACGGAAGGCCTTCCTCCGCTGACCGGGCACGGCGTGGGGCTCGAAATCGACGAGGACCCGCAGCTGGCCCCCGCGGCCATGGGTAAACTGGACGCTTGCGTGCCGGTCACCGTCGAACCGGGGGTCCACCTCCCGGGCCGGGGCGGTGTCCGGATCGATGACACGCTCGTCGTACGCCCCGAGGCGGACGGCGGACCCGAGCTACTCACCATTACGACCAAGGAACTGCTCGCGCTCTAG
- the ruvX gene encoding Holliday junction resolvase RuvX yields the protein MRRGRRLAIDVGDARIGVASCDPDGILATPVETVPGRDVPAAQRRLKQLVEEYEPIEVIVGLPRSLKGGEGPAAVKVRAFAQDLAQGIAPIEVRLVDERMTTVTASQGLRASGVKSKKGRSVIDQAAAVIILQQALESERVSGKSPGEGVEVVI from the coding sequence ATGCGCAGAGGACGTCGTCTCGCGATCGACGTCGGGGACGCCCGTATCGGGGTCGCCTCGTGCGACCCCGACGGGATCCTCGCGACTCCGGTCGAGACGGTCCCGGGGCGCGATGTCCCCGCCGCACAGCGCCGGTTGAAGCAACTCGTCGAGGAGTACGAACCCATCGAGGTGATCGTCGGGCTCCCTCGCTCCCTCAAGGGGGGCGAGGGCCCGGCCGCGGTCAAGGTCCGCGCCTTCGCCCAGGACCTCGCCCAGGGGATCGCTCCCATCGAGGTGCGGCTGGTGGACGAGCGGATGACCACGGTGACGGCCAGTCAGGGCCTGCGCGCCTCGGGTGTGAAGTCCAAGAAGGGCCGGTCCGTCATCGATCAGGCGGCCGCTGTGATTATCCTTCAGCAGGCCCTGGAGTCCGAACGGGTGTCGGGTAAATCTCCGGGCGAGGGCGTCGAAGTGGTCATCTGA
- a CDS encoding Pro-rich N-terminal domain-containing protein, producing MQHAVGAPLPPPHQPGQGPGAGWSPAGPQPGHPGPLPPPPPAPGFAGPPPGHATPHSHVPQHAHPQHAPVPPTPDTTGHVQLPPGGPVARPSAPPAAGQADPTSTTLAVLLIGPAGAGKTSVAKYWADHRRVPTAHISLDDVREWVRSGFADPQSGWNDHSEAQYRLARRTCGFAARNFLANGISCILDDAVFPDRPVVGLGGWKRHVGPGLLPVVLLPGLEIVLERNAERSGNRRLTDEEVARIHGRMAGWYGSGLPIIDNSQLDVPTTARVLDDVLARSIASPPQW from the coding sequence ATGCAGCACGCAGTGGGGGCTCCGCTGCCGCCGCCCCACCAGCCGGGGCAGGGACCGGGCGCCGGCTGGTCGCCGGCCGGACCGCAGCCCGGGCACCCGGGTCCCCTACCACCGCCCCCGCCCGCCCCCGGTTTCGCGGGACCCCCTCCGGGACACGCGACGCCCCACTCGCACGTACCGCAGCACGCGCACCCGCAGCACGCCCCCGTGCCGCCCACGCCGGACACCACCGGCCATGTGCAGCTGCCCCCGGGCGGACCCGTGGCCAGGCCGAGCGCGCCGCCCGCCGCGGGCCAGGCCGACCCCACGTCCACCACGCTCGCCGTGCTGCTCATCGGCCCCGCGGGCGCCGGGAAGACCAGCGTCGCCAAGTACTGGGCGGACCACCGCCGGGTACCCACCGCTCACATCAGCCTCGACGACGTACGCGAATGGGTGCGCTCGGGCTTCGCCGACCCGCAGTCGGGGTGGAACGACCATTCGGAGGCGCAGTACCGCCTGGCCCGCCGCACCTGCGGATTCGCCGCGCGGAACTTCCTGGCCAACGGCATCTCCTGCATCCTCGACGACGCCGTGTTCCCCGACCGGCCGGTCGTCGGCCTTGGCGGCTGGAAGCGGCACGTCGGGCCGGGGCTGCTGCCCGTCGTCCTGCTGCCCGGCCTGGAGATAGTCCTGGAGCGCAACGCCGAGCGCTCCGGAAACCGCCGCCTCACCGACGAGGAAGTCGCCCGTATCCACGGCCGGATGGCCGGCTGGTACGGCTCGGGGCTCCCCATCATCGACAACTCGCAGCTCGACGTACCGACCACGGCCCGCGTCCTGGACGACGTACTCGCGCGGTCGATCGCCAGCCCGCCCCAGTGGTAG
- the aroC gene encoding chorismate synthase yields MSRLRWLTAGESHGPALVATLEGLPAGVPITTDMVADHLARRRLGYGRGARMKFERDEVTFLGGVRHGLTLGSPIAIMVGNTEWPKWEQVMAADPVDPAILADVARNAPLTRPRPGHADLAGMQKYGFDEARPILERASARETAARVALGAVARSYLKETAGIEIVSHVVELAAAKAPYGLYPKPSDVEKLDADPVRCLDADASKAMVAEIDQAHKDGDTLGGVVEVLAYGVPVGLGSHVHWDRRLDARLAAALMGIQAIKGVEVGDGFELARVPGSQAHDEIVHTEDGIRRTSGRSGGTEGGLTTGELLRVRAAMKPIATVPRALATIDVATGEAAKAHHQRSDVCAVPAAGIVAEAMVALVLADAVAEKFAGDSVPETRRNVRGYLENLVVR; encoded by the coding sequence TTGAGCAGGTTGCGCTGGCTGACCGCGGGGGAGTCCCACGGACCCGCACTTGTCGCGACGCTGGAGGGACTTCCCGCCGGCGTGCCGATCACCACGGACATGGTGGCGGACCACCTGGCCCGGCGGCGGCTCGGCTATGGACGCGGTGCCCGGATGAAATTCGAGCGCGACGAGGTCACATTCCTGGGCGGCGTACGCCACGGGCTCACCCTCGGTTCACCCATCGCGATCATGGTCGGCAACACCGAGTGGCCCAAGTGGGAGCAGGTCATGGCCGCCGACCCGGTCGACCCGGCGATCCTCGCCGATGTGGCCCGCAACGCGCCGCTGACCCGGCCCCGGCCCGGCCACGCGGACCTCGCGGGCATGCAGAAGTACGGCTTCGACGAGGCCCGGCCGATCCTGGAGCGTGCCTCCGCCCGCGAAACCGCGGCGCGTGTGGCGCTGGGCGCGGTGGCCCGCTCCTACCTGAAGGAGACGGCCGGGATCGAGATCGTCTCGCACGTCGTCGAGCTGGCCGCGGCGAAGGCTCCGTACGGCCTCTACCCCAAGCCCTCGGACGTCGAGAAGCTCGACGCCGACCCGGTGCGCTGCCTGGACGCCGACGCGTCGAAGGCGATGGTCGCGGAGATCGACCAGGCCCACAAGGACGGCGACACGCTCGGTGGCGTGGTCGAGGTGCTGGCGTACGGCGTGCCCGTGGGGCTCGGCTCGCACGTGCACTGGGACCGGCGCCTCGACGCCCGGCTGGCGGCCGCGCTCATGGGCATCCAGGCCATCAAGGGCGTCGAGGTCGGCGACGGCTTCGAGCTGGCCCGGGTGCCGGGCTCGCAGGCGCACGACGAGATCGTCCACACCGAGGACGGCATCCGGCGCACCTCCGGTCGCTCCGGCGGTACCGAGGGCGGTCTGACCACCGGTGAACTGCTGCGCGTACGCGCCGCGATGAAGCCGATCGCGACCGTGCCCCGCGCGCTGGCGACCATCGATGTGGCGACCGGCGAGGCCGCCAAGGCGCATCACCAGCGTTCCGACGTGTGCGCGGTCCCGGCGGCCGGGATCGTCGCCGAGGCGATGGTGGCGCTGGTCCTGGCGGACGCGGTGGCGGAGAAGTTCGCCGGCGACAGCGTCCCCGAGACCCGCCGCAATGTGCGGGGCTACCTCGAGAACCTGGTCGTGCGGTGA